Proteins encoded by one window of Lycium barbarum isolate Lr01 chromosome 11, ASM1917538v2, whole genome shotgun sequence:
- the LOC132618438 gene encoding auxin-responsive protein SAUR78-like, with protein MAKGGKLTKLKSVLKKMQSFKLGRVNSSTIVATHHHSSSDDDDNNSFSDKNLYPVYVGKSRRRYLVNSEVVDHPLFRELVERSGESEEYITVGCEVVLFEHLLWMLENADPQPESLDELVEFYSC; from the coding sequence ATGGCTAAAGGCGGCAAACTAACCAAACTCAAATCAGTCCTGAAAAAAATGCAATCTTTCAAACTCGGACGCGTAAACAGCAGCACCATCGTAGCTACACATCATCATTCTTCCTCGGACGATGACGATAATAATTCATTTTCCGACAAGAATTTATATCCTGTCTATGTCGGAAAATCTCGTCGTCGGTACCTAGTAAACTCCGAAGTTGTTGACCATCCGCTTTTCCGTGAACTTGTCGAAAGGTCAGGTGAATCTGAAGAATATATTACAGTTGGTTGTGAAGTTGTTTTGTTTGAGCATTTGTTATGGATGCTTGAAAATGCTGATCCTCAACCTGAGTCATTAGATGAGTTGGTTGAGTTTTACTCTTGCTGA